cattagtttagtagataaaattcgtaaatatagcaagtTTCGAAAAgcgtagcaaattaagaattttttctaaaacacttccgttttgcacagaagcctcaaacaactcttgctgactcttctttacgtatacgttttacacaagaaaatgcattctttgtagccgtaatattttgtatttgacattgttgcgaatttgcgagaatgcccggtgcatgtaaatggcgCCTGCCatctgaagaatttcgatattttttttctcctaaagtatccatttctcaaagaatgcaagttcactttcgtactaccgagtgatatgcccacaaaatataaaatattgaatgaaatctaaaatatgaatttttggacccgtgttgatctctcgtggaatcacccaggACTAACAGCATATTGCATGAAATTACATCAATTTTTCGATGTAATTACATCGTATTGTCTTTATTTATGTCTGTTGCATAACAATGTAACGGGGGTTTGAATAAACATTTAGCTGCTAGACATAGCTTGTCTCGTACAGCGATCCACTTGTTGGCCTAGTCATTGTCGAGCTTCAACAAAATGAACCCAGTTCAACTCGCATACAGTGCGAGACGATGGCCGTCGCTTTGGGGGAGGGATGTCATATTTGCTGAATCATAGCTTTAGGCACAAGTAAGAGGTATGCTGGCCTTCTATTTCTTTCAAGCACCAAATAATTCTGCAGTTCAAGATGTACTTTCACCACATTACTTGCATATTCAGAATCAAGAAAACGCTGCAGAATGGATTGAGAATTTATTCAATGCTTCAGTGATTTTTGCTTACGAAATGTGGACTTCACGCGAGAACTCTCTACAGGAACGTCAAATACGAGAACATAGACTATTTTATGTCTAGCAATAATTGGAAACAgcctatccagccacttgaaaggTAAGCCTCAAGTAAACTGCGAAAAACAGTAAAAGAAGTGAACTCGACGACAGACTGACGTCAGGAGCGAACACCTTGCCGTCCAACTCGTTTTACTAAAGCAGTCTGCACATCATAATAAAACTTGGAGCACAGGGCGTTAGAGGCGTTTCACGATGTATGGGACACGTTTTAAGTAGCACAATTTTCATCGGTGCTGTTGCTTTTTATACAGTAACTTGGCGTGTACAATTGTGCACACAGCGCCTGAAAGGGCTATAGGTTCTTTTTGTCGAGAAATTGGTAACTTTGTAATCAGGACCGGAAATCATTTGTGGCCTGGGTTACAAATTTCACTCTGAATCTAGTGCATGTCGGAATAAATTTGTCATTGGAAACATGCAATCACTGGTAGCTACAGTGCGACAGACGCGGACGAAAAGGAATAGAAGGGGACACAATACTGTGTTGTCTAACATACGAAGTTTATTGTAAGAAAGCAAGCAATATATAACACGTATCACATGACCCGCCCGGCATACGCAGATACACTATCTAAAACGACCTTCATATCACAGAATGCACACGTTTCGACGGTGACACACATGTCACGGCTGATTAACCAACGTAACAAACAAATTACTAAGGCACGAGGCAACTCGGTGACTTTACCCAAGATCTAGCAAGGCATCCTCGCTATTCTTCTGGAAAATGGAAGGCTGGCTAACACGTAGTAAGCCTTTCTTTCTAATGCCATAAGCCTTCATTAATCCACGTGAGAGCTTTTCACACTGTCTGAACAGCACAATAGTGTTTTCAAAAATCGGATGACGCCCGCAGTCGCGACAGTGCATGTAAAGGTGCGAATGCGTAAACCCCTTCAAAGAACTATGGTTCTCCCTCAGTGGAATGTTTGATCAAGCATCTTCTAGTCTGACCGATATAATGTAGGCGGCAGGAAAAAGGAATCGAATAAACAACATTTTGTATGCAAGGGCCAAACTGCATGCCAAGTTTCACTTTGTAGTCTCCTTTATTCAGACGTCCCTTGTGAAGAACTCGATTGCTTAATGCTTCACATATTCCCTTCAGCTTATTTTTGCACGAAAACCCTGCACACAACCCAGCACACAAAATGCTGTTAATTTTACTTTTTCTTGCAGACTACTTTATATCGGTCAGACTGGAATATGCTTGAATATTCGAATAAGAGAGCACATAGTTCTTTGAAGGGTTTTGCGAATTCGCACATTTCTATGCATTGTCGCGAATGTGGGTGTCATCCGGTTTTTGGAAGTGCTATTCAGACACAGTGAAAAGCTGTCACGGTAATTAATGGAGGCTTATAGCATTAGAAAGAAAAGCTTACTATGTGTTAGCCAGCCTTCCATTTCCTTGAAGGATAGCGAGGTTGCCTTGCTAGATCTCGGGTAAAGTCACCGAGTTGCCTCGTGCCTTAGTAATTTGTTTGTTACGTTCGTTAATCAgccatgacatgtgtgtcacCGTCGAACCATGCGCATTCTGTGAGATGAAGGTTGTTTTTGTTGCATCTGCGTATgccggggtgggggggggggggggggggttgttggtCATGTGATACGTGTGACATATTACTTGTTTTCTTCCAATGAACTGCAGTTGTTTATCAGCGCCGCATTGTGTCcacttttattgctttttttcgCGTCTGTCGCGCTGTAGGTACCATGAAGCTTCACCAACTCGACCAATTTTCCATCCTAATGAAACAAGCAATATCGAGAATCTCTTGCTTTTGAAACATCGTTAACTTGCTTATGCTCACACCTGATCTAATGTCTCTCTTGAGCAAAGGACCATAAATTACGCTACGAGTACACCCGAAGAAACTCGTAGCTTTCCAGAAAGTCTTCCCAGAGAGTCAGATGCCAATCACATTAAGGTGTGCCGCTCATATACAAACTAGAGTGTTTATTAGGTCGTCTAActactttatctgcttcagaacGTTTAGGTGAATCTAGGCGAATTCGTAAAAGTGACCTCTGGCCTTAAGATTTTGCAATGCCCTAAACACTATCATTGCCACGAACTATTGTTATTTACTTGAGCATTTATTTTAGGATATGCAAGCTGTGAATTGTCCATAGCTTTCTTTCCGTATAATATTTCAGTAATTGCGCGTAGTAGTTTATTTGTATAAGTTGACCGAAGCCACGCAGTAGTTAATGACTTCGGAAGGCCCTGTAAAGCTTACGCAGCTTTTTGCGCATTCTACGGCTCGGCTGAACCACTTTCAATAAATTTGCATTTAGGtatttgcacgagaaaaaaaaagcagaggtCATATTACCGCAATTCGAACGACACCAGAACGGTCCCGCACTACGGGCAGAAGCAGCACGTGACACTGACGGACGTGATATAATCACACCGTTCGAGTGACGGTGATTGCATACCGCATTTACGTAAGTTTTCTGAACGCGAGCCAACGCTTTCAAAGCAAGACCTACATTTATTGTACTACAGAGGCCGCTCACGTTTAACTCAGTAAACGTGCTTCCCACGTCACGTGTTCTCAACTCGTTTTTTTATCCCATCAATCGCAAAACGAGGCAAGAAAAAGTAAAGTCCTCACGCCACCAGAACGAAGATACGCCCGGTAAGTGAGAGATAAGGGTGTGCTCGGCGAAAACGCATGCGCTGTCTTGTGCACGCGCATAATAACCTTATCGCACAATCAAGGCTAACTTTtgacccccccctccccttcttcctCATAACAGGGGTGCAAAAATACGGCCTTTATCAGATCATCGAGGTCGGCGCGCAGTCCCTGGCTGCTGCCGCGGCAGTTCCGCTGGTGTTATGTCACTCGCGTTACGTCATGCTTCTTCCTCTCTGCAGGAGACTCTCGACCGTAAGGGCAGATAAGAGAACACCAATGATAACGTGGATGTCCATTCATTGCAGTGAAGCCGGAGGCACGATAACGAGATGGAAGCAATTCGAGATTGGAATTCTCGGAGAGTGTATGTCAATGGCAGAAATTACCGAATGCGaaagcgcggaaaaaaaaaagagaaacatagCACTGCGGGGTGCGGTAACGGAAACGATAAAAAGGGAGCTAACGAAGGAGTCATTTGGCCGATGGAAGATAGACtctttttgtttcttgtttctcGCTGATTGCGGACGTATTGACTATACGTTGAGTGTAAAAAATGTGAATCAACAGCTCCGTAGCTGTCACAGAGCGGATATGGAAGGCTTTTCACTTGTATGTGGTGTGCGAAGAGACAAAAGTGTGGAGATAGATGAAATATAACAAATTTTATGAGGATTGCAATAATGCCGAAGGGCACAGACAAGAGCGCTTACGCAAAAGATTGATTTGAGGCCCCGCGACCCCCTACAAAAATCTTGGGCTTCGCGGTCAGCAGGGAACAGGCCACCAGGGGGCGAACCGGAGCGAACGTACCTCGCATGAGCTCCGTGAACAACCAATTTTGGTGGCGTGCAAACTACGTTCCGACCAAAATTCCTACGGTGTCAGGTCCCTGAAGCTACAGGCTCTCGCTGGACACCAGTTTCATCATCATCGGCCCACCGGGAGGGCCATTACGGCCCAAAACCCGTTCGGGCACACCGAACGACAGCCAGCCCTAACCAAGACTACGGCATCATCGCCTCGCCGCGCCGCAGCTGCACGATGCCGGACGACGCGGAGCCCCAAGGCCGCACCGAGGGCGGGTCAACCACCCCACCGACCCACCGGGTAAGCTCTTTTCAAGGCATGGACGTCGTTGAAGTAGAGGGAGAAGCTATTGCACCTGAAGAAGTAACTAAAGAAGCGGGCTGGCTCACCAGCCACCGCAATAGGAGTCGTAGAGCTATAGAGCAGTTCAGCATAATGGCTGAtgaaacaagcaaaacaactggCACTGGCGAAGCGCGTTCTGGTGCGTGCCAGAGCGCAGCGCGTACCACCAAGAAACCGAAGCCGCCGCGACAGCCACAACTTCCAAGGGAAGATATAAAGATCATCGTACGGCCCCGCGACGGGCTAAATGTCTCAAAACTAAGTGATGCGCAAATTCGAGATGAAGTATTGCGAGCCGCAGCAGTACCGATTGCAGAGGCGGAAGATGACATATATCGCTCCTGCgtggaaaaaaatgtcatagtAATCAGCACTCCGCGAATGGCAAATGCTGAGAAATACAACCGCATCAGGGAACTCCAAATTGGAGACACGCACTACGAAGCCACAGCCTACGCCGCCCCACCGGCAGACACCTACAAAGGCGTAATCCACAACATTCCGGACTACGACACTGCGgaggacatcaccaaaagtctcATCTACAAGAAGAACCCCACCATCCTGCAGGCCCGTCGCATGGGCAACACCAACTCAGCCATCATCATCTTTGAAGGCCCAAATGTACCCTTCTACGTCTATTACAGAGGCGCCGAGTACCGCTGCTACCTCCACAAGAAAAAAGTCGAAGTGTGCGGAGCCTGCGGCCGGATCGGTCATCGCGCGGACGTGTGCCCTACCCCCGACAAGAAACAGTGCAAAGACTGTGGTGCCCAAAACCCTGCGGACAATCACAGCTGCAACCCTAAGTGCGCGCTGTGCGGTAAAGATCACCCCACGGGAGACAAGAGCTGCCAGAGACGCTTTCAGACGCCTTTCCTCATCAAACAGCGCCAGTGGGAAAaacagcgacaacaacaacaacaaaccttGCACAaccacagcggcggcggcggcagagacCCATCGTTGCCACGTCAAGCAGACAAGCAGACAACGGCAGCCCAACGCCCATCCCGATCAAAATCGAGGGACACTGCTGCCGATCGCAAGGCATCCAGATCAAGATCCCCATCGGGACATAGACCCCAAGCTAAACAAGAAAGCAAGACTTCAACCAATaacaacaaggtgagctgggcaaatgTAGTCTCCCAGTGCGAACCCACTAAGATAGAAAACCCCACGCTCCCCTCTTCTCACGACAGCGAGCTAACTAAAATCAAACAAATGCTCGAAATTCTACTAACAGAGAATAAGGCCCTCAAGGCCGAGGTAGCCCAACTGAAGGCGACACCGCCGAAAGAAGTTGTACCCGCAGAACCAGAAACTGTCCATATAGAGATAGATGCACCTCCGGCAGTTGCAGAACCTACCACACAATACGCGCAGCCAGATTCCGATACAGAGAGCCTACCCGCGAAGCGCAGAGCGGTAGAACAATCCCCTCCTTCCCAAGGGACAACCGCCCACTCTGGCACCTCTAAGCGTAACATCAGGGAAGAGACGATCATAGAGGAAATCACCAGGGCCATTGATATCAAATTCGAGATAATGCATAAAACATTCCACACCATGATAACAAACCTTGCCGAAAGTTATAATGCCAGAATCGCGGTCCTCGAAAACGCCCAACAAAGGCCTAGCGTAGGGCCCATTAAAGTAACTAAGCCTTACAACCGCCCGACCAACGATGGCCTGGAATAGCGGTAAAAGCGCTATGTACgtcatatggcaatggaactgccggggattcCGCCGCAAGCGAGGGAATCTCCAGCAGTTCCTACAAACTAAGGATTCCGAAGCTCCAGACATAATTGCCCTCCAAGAGACGGGGGGTCAGGCCAAATTATCAGGCTATGCGTCCTTCTGCTCCGATGTATCGGGCACAGGCAAAGCGCCAATCGCTACGCTAATCAAACGAAACATACCGGCACTCATACACGAGACCGGCATTGTGTGCGTAGAACACGTCCTAGTGGAAATTATTCCTACGGCAAAGCGAGGAACTGGCAGCCTGTTTGTGCTCAACGTATACAGCAAGCCTAAACAGCAACACAGATTCCTCAATCTATTCCGGAAAGCAGCACACATTGCAAACAAACAACCACTTGTCAtactaggcgacttcaatgcacacTCATCGGCATGGGGCTATCGCACCGATAACCGCAAAGGCCGTCAATTGTGGCTAGACGCGCAGCAGGAGCAACTCACGCTGCTCACAGATCCGACACAACCCACGCGCACAGGAAATAGCGTCTGCGTGGACACTACACCAGACCTAACCTTCACCAAAAACGTGTCAGGCGCCACATGGTTCAACACGCAAGAAAACTTGGGAAGTGACCACTTCATAGTGGCCACCAAAATCCGAACGGGACCCGCCAATCCTATCGGCAAACGAATCCACATCACGGACTGGGACAATTTTAGGCaactacaaacaaacaaaaacgaaccTGCCGTTCCTGAGATTATAGACATTAAGGCATGGGTCGACAACTTACAACAAACCGTTAAGCAGGCGACCATAACCATACCAGAAGAAGCTAATATCCAGGCGGCAGATGCCaagctcctccacatgtgggaagcaaaaGCTAGCTTGGAAAGACGACTAAAACAACAGAAACTGAATAGATCCCTACGCAAACGCATATCGATCTTAAACAAACAAATTGAGGAATATGCTCACCAGCTAACCCGCCAAAACTGGCACAGTGCATGTGATGGAATGGAAGCGCAAATAGGCATGGCCAAAACATGGCGCATACTTAGATGTCTACTCGATCCCGAGAGCAGTAAAACTATGCAGGGGCATAATCTCAGCAAAATAATCCATAATTACCCGGGATCAGACACAGACTTAATTAACGAACTCAAGAATCTATACATCGGAAACCATTCCAAAATGCCCTTACCCGCATACACGGGAGATCCAAACCCAATAATCGACGAACCAATCACGGAAGCTGAAGTCCGTGAGGCCATACACGGTCTACGAACGCACTCCGCTCCGGGTCCGGACGGCGTAACAAACAAAACTATACGGAACCTGGACgatgactccatagaagcactaACTAAGTATCTGAATAAGTGTTGGGAGACTGGCCACATCCCTCAACAGTGGAAGGAAGCTAAAATTGTGAtgataccaaagccgggcaagaggttgcagctacagaacctaagacccatctcgctcacctcctgcctaGG
This portion of the Dermacentor silvarum isolate Dsil-2018 unplaced genomic scaffold, BIME_Dsil_1.4 Seq1060, whole genome shotgun sequence genome encodes:
- the LOC119434426 gene encoding uncharacterized protein LOC119434426, giving the protein MPDDAEPQGRTEGGSTTPPTHRVSSFQGMDVVEVEGEAIAPEEVTKEAGWLTSHRNRSRRAIEQFSIMADETSKTTGTGEARSGACQSAARTTKKPKPPRQPQLPREDIKIIVRPRDGLNVSKLSDAQIRDEVLRAAAVPIAEAEDDIYRSCVEKNVIVISTPRMANAEKYNRIRELQIGDTHYEATAYAAPPADTYKGVIHNIPDYDTAEDITKSLIYKKNPTILQARRMGNTNSAIIIFEGPNVPFYVYYRGAEYRCYLHKKKVEVCGACGRIGHRADVCPTPDKKQCKDCGAQNPADNHSCNPKCALCGKDHPTGDKSCQRRFQTPFLIKQRQWEKQRQQQQQTLHNHSGGGGRDPSLPRQADKQTTAAQRPSRSKSRDTAADRKASRSRSPSGHRPQAKQESKTSTNNNKVSWANVVSQCEPTKIENPTLPSSHDSELTKIKQMLEILLTENKALKAEVAQLKATPPKEVVPAEPETVHIEIDAPPAVAEPTTQYAQPDSDTESLPAKRRAVEQSPPSQGTTAHSGTSKRNIREETIIEEITRAIDIKFEIMHKTFHTMITNLAESYNARIAVLENAQQRPSVGPIKVTKPYNRPTNDGLE